tgtttAGCTGTCTACAGTCTATGTCACTAGCAGCATCTGTTGCTTTTCTGATCTATGATGAATTTTTTTACACAAATTATTCATTTcaaaatatacatttatatatagaatattaaagAATATCTTACTTTTGCACTCTTTTTTGACTGCTTATCGTATTCTAAAGCATCATAATAATTTGGTTTCTCACGCTTGATTCGATTGGTTCGTCTTGTTTTCATTACTCCATTATCAGGACTAGGAGGACTTTTTATTGAATTTCGTCTTGCATTAAAAAATGAATGACCACAAGGACAAGCTTTGCAAGCTACAGGTAccttaataaataaatacatataattaatataaagtgatataaataagttatcaattgtatacatatataattgaataaatatataaaatttgtttgcactcaaaattaaaatttaatatttttttcttatacacatataaaaaaattaattattcaaagcttacattaaaatatacaatgaaataattaattatatttcattttaataacgAATTGATGATAGTAGAAAAATTTAtgacaaaataatattatttccgTTTTACTGAAGTTTTCCCAGTTCATTCAAAAAGTCTTAATGTAATAAATAAGTaaagctacaaaaaatattcaaaataaaattattatatatttatgtataactgtttagtataaatataaaataattattataatataaaattacctGCTGTTCACATTTTGGGCAGCCTTTACTGATTGTTTTAGTCTTGGCCATATTacggaaaaatatttaataaggaTAAGGTTAtttacaattaaaaaatatgactAGATAACTATATCGTTAAACCATGTCGTTGAATATTGACATCATAGCACGAAAATAGCTTTTATATCGATGAGAATGCATTTTATGAGCGTTCACTATAACGTtaagtatttttttttacatttaacATAACGCTAATAAGTAATGACAGCCGTAATGTATAAAAGGAACACAATGTAAAATGATTCATACTTCAATTGATAGATGGCAGTGAAAGTCTATTACGAGAATGGACCAATCGCAGAATTCACGTTATTTCACATTGTGAAAATGTATTTCCAGTTTTCAGTTTAGTAAGTATTTAAGCTTTGTGATAACACGATATTTATGCATGGTCTTTTTACTCTTTTTCTTCATTATAATTTTGTTATTGTTTTCTCAGATGCAGATGTTATTATACTTAATCATATTTTAATGAATGAATGTACGAAATATGAACATACTTAAATAAGTACACATGGAAAATTTCtatatgtaatatgtatgtTTTACATACGTAAATATACACATGTAAATTATCTACGTATCTCTGATATTATCAATGTTAATAAAATGTattcttaatatttatttaactttcaCGGTGGCTTACATTATTAATAATATGGGTAGTTAATTGTTAGTATCGGATCAAAGTTTATTGTTATTTTAGTATTATGTATTTACATAAACTAATTGATATCTAttctatattaataaaataaacctAAAAATCCTATCTTTTTAAATTGTGTTCGATTATGATATTCTTAATTGCTTTTCTTGCTCGTTTAATATAAATACGTTTTATCATCCTTGAAATTGTTGTTAAATCTTTCGAGTTCTAATCAAACACTCGTTGCGTTAAGACGTTGAACTTTAATAATTAAGATTTATTGATAACGTTTTCATATCTCATGTATTACGTATTTTTAAGATGATCGAGGTATTTTAATTTCATAGTAAAGCATTTCTAtttttaaaaatctgtttttacCACGTACCTGAATTATAATGTACATTTTATTCAATAACAAAGATATACATATTACTAATTAATATTTCTAGATTTTATCTTTTTTCGcttctaaatatttttttctaaaatGAACGGTATACATTTTAATCAAATTAATtgcttatttttcaataattttagtAAAGATATCCTTTTCCTCTTGGTTTTATTACTTCATTATTTCCAGCctgttactttttattttttaccttTGCAAACTTTCTACCAGTATTAAACAAAGAGTTATCGTTTTTACTTAGTGCAGTATTTTCTTATATAATTCTTTAGCCTTCCCGCGTTGATAAATAATCGGATAAAAGACAGATGTTCCCTAGAATAATTCTCTTATCTCATATATTAATTCTACCCTGCTTTTTTAAGCACTTTTTTATTTCATCGAGTGATATCAAAATATGTACTCAAGTAAGGTGACTGTTCCATCTTACGCGTATTTATTCCACGCAcaattttcttcaaattatttctttttaaccaCTTATTAGATACATGTATGTATCtacaatttcataattttataacataataatttcataattaattttgttaattttgtaCATATTATTCGTCCAATCATCTTGATTTTATGTCAGTGTTAATAAAGGATCTTATTCTAACTCTTTACTGAGTCTGCACGTTAACTACAAGAACAACAGTGTAACTTCTCGACGAATTAGGTAATTATCTTTCTCTGTTATTTATTCTCAGCTTTATCATATTACATACGTGAGTTGATTTTTAAAAGAATGTTTTGCTCATTACTAAATGCGGTAGCTCACAAAAGTAATTGAACGCTTATTTAATAGAAGATTTCTATAAGTGTTTAGCACGATTTAAGTAAACAATTGTACGTGTTACATATTTTCTGCAACcaaatttttgtattattatatagtatattccGCATTTCTCAGTATTTCCCTTTCTGCTGTATTAATTAATGGCCTTCATGGCCTACAACATCCTCATCTTTTTTTACCAGTCGTAGGACAAGAAACAACAATGCACGAGGCAATTGGAAAGTTACTTCAGTATTTaccttctatttttaaattctgCCTGAAATTTGACGCGATTCCTCGTGATGGTGTACGACGAAAGTAACAAACTCTCTTCGGATTTCTTTGCCGATATTGGCTCTTTATTGAAGTAAGATTATTCATTCGTTTTATGAAAGTTATTGAAGTTACTGACAATCTATCTTGGGCCATGGCATTAAAGTCGACATTTGTATTATCGGATACGTCCGTATTCTCTCCACTATCTGATACGGAATTGCGCACGAGTTTATTGGATTGCGAATGTTGAAATTCTGcagcttcgatttcttcatacTCATTAATCATAATATTAGCCTGTTTAtccgtttctttatttttctttataacATTGCAAAAGCAATCGTCTGATGCTTCTTTTTTATATCCTTTCCCTTTTCTATCTACAAATAACTAATAACTATTTATAAATAACTGATCACCGTGAGCAAGGTATTTTGGTGCTTTTTTCATTTCGACTATTTTTCACCTGTTACAATATTGCCAAACGTCTCAGTACTTTCGTTCCCCTTCGTTTCTTTGTCAATCCTGGTTCTTTCGGTTTCTACTTCTAACATTTTATCATGACAATTATTTTTCTTCGAGAATTCACAATCCTTCTTTTTTGCCATATTATGTCCCCATTTAGCAGTCATCGATGGTGATGCCCAGTCAAGGTCACGCTTAGAAACATGTCTTTTGTTTCCAATGCACGTGTAACTATGCTTCTTAGAATCTGGAATAAAATTCCTTCGACTTTTTGTAATTAGATGTTTCGTAACGCAATCCCTGATCTTATTTTGTTCGTTCCTCGGTCTTATCGAGGTTTTTTTACCGATACACGAACGCGTGTTTCGACCAGACGAGTTTGCAGAGATTTTCTCAATTTTCAGATCAGGGCTATTACAGTAATAACACATCAAATTTAGTTCTTGCTTAGGGACGATCGCGTCCTTTGTTCGTATGCGATGGTCTAGTCTGTTTTGTTCCCCAAATTGTTTCTTCATCTTCTGCATGCAAGTGCACAACTTCTGCTTTGTCCATTCATAATTTTTTTCTCGCTTCATACATACTCGTTGTTTGTGTTTTGTGTACGTTTTCGGGTCTGGTGTACAAAACTCTAACTTTTTTTTCGGAGAAATTAATTTCTCTGGTTTCCGTTTACGATAAATATTTTCGCATTCTTGACACAATACGCTATTCAACAAGCTCACGTCTTTCAATGGACTCGTACAATTACGAAAACAATGTATACTTGAAAGCATATAATTATGTAGTATACAATTGCAACAGGCAATATTATTAGGATACATTTGGGTATTTGCCTCTATGTGTTTTCTGGGAAAAGATTCATGTGCTTCGCCAATTTTATCTTTTAGAATTATACTAGTTTGTGCAATTCCATCGGCTGCATTTTTAGAAGTAGTTTGGCCTTCCTTTTCAGTAATTGTTCCATTTTCTAAATCATTCTTTGATGCAAATTGCTTTTTATCCTTCAATTGAACGTTTTTATGGTGTTTAGAATGAGTATGCCTGTTGagatttttattagaaataatttCTTGAGACTTAGGACGAGTTTTTTCTACAACAGTCTCAGTACATTGGTCATGTTTCACTCTTTCTGTAGGTTTCCTCCGATTCGATAATTTCGAGTCTTTCTTAAAGGATAACTGACTAGTGTATCTCTTGTCTTTTTTCCGAACTCCCTCCAAATTGTCTTTGAATGTTCTCTCAATTAGcgaataatttgatactcgGTGTCCTTCTTGAGGAGGATCTTTTTTATCATCAATATGATCTTTATTAAATTGACACGGGACACCGCGTTCTATTTCTGCCTCGTCGTCTCCATCGTACACGCACGCAAATTGTGTAGAACAAATATTTTTGGCGCGAGAAAACCGCGATCGAGAATATTTACTGGACTCGCTCCGATGAAGAGTTCTAGTTTTCCATGGATCAGGAATTCCTTGTATAAAAGGCAAACGTGTATCGTTCCATAGCCTATCAGTGATGATGTATCTGGTACAGAAAGGTATTAAATTTTTCTGTAATACGTACGCCTTCGTACCAAATCCCTTACAAAATCCCTTAGAAATTAAATACTCCTTCCAAGTATCAGGAATACCTCGACGCACATCGGAATAATTTTCTCGTTGTTGATAAGACGAAAACGTGATAAATGGTTGTGTGCTTATTAATCTTGGAGAGGAAAATGGTCCTCGTACTACTTCGTGGATATCgatatactttttttttttaaatcgttttgGTGATGTCCATTTTTGGGTCCATCCAGTGTAGATGTTAATACTGCAATCTGGATACATCAGAACGATTCAATTCTTCCATAGGATCATTTGAAAACAATTGTGAATGCGTTACGATAAgatagttttattattttatgctATAAACGCAATTATGTTATCATTTTTCGTAAATATTCTATCCTTTCaacttatttaaaatatatgcgACATACTTAAAGCACTAATATTATTCAGATTTTGTAATTTCTTATTTGATATGTCATTCTTGAAATTGTATGTTAGAtagatattgaaatatatatgtagatatcgGATTTAATATTAACTTCACATGTAAATAAATCGCAGCAATTCTTATAATACTTAAAATTGGTAAATTAATtggcaattaaaaatattatcatatattaAATCATAGGAGAAAGGCACGATAGATCATACTTTTGGTTTCTTATATGACAACGACTTTAAAATCCAATATCTTATTAACCAATCACATGCTTGtggaatttctttaaaaaatatttacattaaaaatattggTTTCTTAAAAGTATTGATTATCATATTCTAAATATTAGAGATATACCATTAGTTGTTTTCGGAAAAGCTCGTAGATTTGTCATTTAATGCTAAAAGGTTTATGTATATCTTCGGGCCGAATCGATTGATCCTCTTCTTAAGTATGTTACGTTAAAGTATATCTCCTTAACCATGAAATAACATCAaaagcagaaaatcaacaaaatttTCTGTGATCTTCATAGATATAATCACCTATGacacaaattattatttttaaagtatgaaacTGATTAAATGAATATGATTTGTTGGtacaacgaaataataatagggAATCCTTTCTTGTTCTTATATATTTTCAGGCTGAAGCAGAGTTACCAACACTTCAGACATATTCGTACGCAGTTTGAAATCGATCGTTTCAATAGAGTTGCGTAAAGTGTAAGAACAACAATGAGCTTCTCCTGTTAAACACGATGTCTTTACTACGATCGTTGCCTTCGGGGCTCAATAAAGCCTCGAAATTGACATTTCGAAGCGTTCCATCTGTATCTTATCATCCAAATGTAAGTATTTATCGGTTTAACTTGCGGCATTGATCGTGGTCAGTTTTAACAAACGTATTGCGTTACATTTTGCAATCAATATCGTATCTATTATTAAGACATATACACAGAAAGTTTAACCTTCATCTATAACATCGATGCAGTTATATCTTAAAAAATGCATTTTTGCAAACCTAACGATTTACTTATTATATCGATTTTATAGTATTCTACAACATTTAGGTTATCTTCATACTTTATTGGCAAAATGACAATCATCTCTtccaaaattaattaatatattcgtTTATTGATATAAtaagtataattaataatttaccaATTATTTTACAACATAAGAAACAAATGAAGTATTAATTACAATAAAGCTTTATATCATACTagcatcatatatatatatatatatatgtatatagtaaaCTATACACAACTAGtaaactatatacatatattatataacatatttatattaatttttatttgttgtatacatattataatcatgttttatattttatatttcgattatgTTGCAGGTGATAGATCATTATGAAAATCCAAGAAACGTAGGTTCATTGGATAAAAATGACCCTAAGGTTGGTACAGGTGTTGTGGGAGCACCAGCCTGCGGAGATGTAATGAAACTTCAGATTAAGGTTGATGAACAAGGAAAGATCATTGATGCTAAGTTTAAAACTTTTGGTTGTGGTTCTGCTATTGCCTCCAGTTCCTTAGCTACAGAATGGGTCAAAGGAAAAACTGTAAGTATAATTGTGTTtccaaaaattatttatttagaacGAAGGTAATTAATCGATTTTTATCATAGGTCGATGAAGCACTGTCTCTCAAAAATACTGACATTGCCAAAGAATTATGTTTACCACCTGTCAAGCTTCATTGTTCAAGTAAGtggtatttattaataaatttgatatttaaatatta
Above is a window of Bombus affinis isolate iyBomAffi1 chromosome 5, iyBomAffi1.2, whole genome shotgun sequence DNA encoding:
- the LOC126916115 gene encoding UPF0547 protein C16orf87-like translates to MAKTKTISKGCPKCEQQVPVACKACPCGHSFFNARRNSIKSPPSPDNGVMKTRRTNRIKREKPNYYDALEYDKQSKKSAKIRKATDAASDIDCRQLNKKKKRKVKGKGKSGSSNGIGDDDDEMEGINGLSPEKQLTCSLILQELNNKMRVVAWKPT
- the LOC126916129 gene encoding iron-sulfur cluster assembly scaffold protein IscU gives rise to the protein MSLLRSLPSGLNKASKLTFRSVPSVSYHPNVIDHYENPRNVGSLDKNDPKVGTGVVGAPACGDVMKLQIKVDEQGKIIDAKFKTFGCGSAIASSSLATEWVKGKTVDEALSLKNTDIAKELCLPPVKLHCSMLAEDAIKAALSDYSIKQKQKLKVNENSDKTSEAL